The bacterium genome has a window encoding:
- a CDS encoding winged helix DNA-binding domain-containing protein, with product MAKARISREERRRRLVRRHHLHPDHPATSGTEAARRLVGLHSSDPTTVFLSARARVPGITVTDLERELYDRPSLFRVLGMRRTLFAVPTEQVPLLRHGCALKLAPAERKRLVGYLEGQDLARDGEAWVRRVSDATVAAIARRGEAAAMELREDVPELKLTLEFGKGKKWGGTVGVSTRVLFLLACEGRIIRARPRGSWISGQYRWTTTAGLIPGGIPDLDVAEARAKILGLWLRTYGPGTMADLKWWSGWPLRDVRAGLGLIEVSEVETDEGPAHVLAGDLEPTPPSEPRAALLPSLDSTIMGWRDRDWYLGDHAGPLYDRNGNAGPTVWWDGRVVGGWAQTREGRVSYRLLEDVGGEGEADVARVAAHLEDWMGPTRVTPRFRTPLERELAG from the coding sequence ATGGCGAAGGCGCGGATCAGCAGGGAGGAACGGCGGCGGCGGCTGGTGAGGCGTCACCATCTCCATCCAGATCATCCGGCCACTTCGGGCACCGAGGCGGCCAGGCGCCTGGTTGGCCTGCACTCCAGCGATCCGACCACCGTCTTCCTCTCGGCCCGGGCCCGCGTGCCGGGGATCACTGTCACCGACCTCGAGCGGGAGCTCTATGACCGGCCGAGCCTGTTCCGGGTGCTCGGGATGCGGCGCACCCTGTTCGCCGTCCCGACCGAACAGGTACCGCTGCTCCGGCATGGCTGCGCGCTCAAGCTGGCGCCGGCCGAACGGAAACGCCTGGTCGGATACCTGGAGGGCCAGGACCTGGCGCGAGACGGCGAGGCCTGGGTCAGGAGAGTATCGGATGCGACCGTGGCGGCCATCGCCAGGCGAGGCGAAGCGGCCGCCATGGAGTTGCGCGAGGACGTGCCCGAACTCAAGTTGACCCTCGAGTTCGGGAAGGGCAAGAAGTGGGGCGGGACGGTGGGGGTCTCGACCCGGGTGCTCTTCCTCCTGGCCTGCGAAGGGCGGATCATCCGGGCCCGGCCCCGGGGATCCTGGATCAGCGGGCAGTACCGCTGGACCACTACGGCCGGGCTGATTCCGGGTGGCATCCCCGACCTCGACGTGGCCGAGGCGCGCGCGAAGATCCTGGGACTGTGGTTGCGGACGTACGGACCGGGGACGATGGCCGACCTGAAGTGGTGGTCGGGATGGCCCCTCCGGGATGTGCGTGCCGGCCTCGGGTTGATCGAGGTCTCCGAGGTGGAGACTGACGAAGGACCCGCCCACGTCCTCGCGGGCGACCTGGAACCAACCCCACCATCCGAGCCCCGAGCGGCCCTGCTGCCGTCGCTCGACTCCACCATCATGGGATGGCGGGACCGGGACTGGTACCTGGGTGACCACGCCGGGCCCCTCTATGACCGCAACGGGAACGCCGGACCGACCGTGTGGTGGGACGGCAGGGTGGTCGGCGGGTGGGCTCAGACCAGGGAAGGGCGCGTCTCCTACCGCCTGCTGGAAGACGTCGGTGGAGAGGGCGAGGCCGATGTAGCCCGTGTGGCGGCGCATCTCGAGGACTGGATGGGTCCGACCCGGGTCACCCCCCGGTTCCGAACCCCGCTCGAGAGGGAGCTTGCCGGCTGA